CCCCAAATCCAAGTCCGGGAGATCGACACCACGCGCCGGGTTGATCTTGAGGTTCGGTAACCCGGTAGTGGCCCTAATGTCGGGATTCGTTGTACAGGCGTATGAAATACCACAAGGCGCCGAGGTGGTTCCTGGGGCACTTGGAGAACGTGAGAGTCTTGCGCACGAGTCGGGCGCATCGTTGTCTCAGGGTAAGCCAGAACCGTTCGATGTGGGCGGTGAGGCCCGTGTCCTTGCCCACGGGTCGATGCCGGGCGCGTGGGATCACGCCACGGTACGAGGCGAGGAAGTCGGTGTACACGGTGACCCCGGTCCGGTACCCGCGCGGGAGCGCGTCCCAGAGCCGTTGGGCCGTGGCTGCGGACCGGTCCCCGAGAACCATTGCGAGCACCCGCCGGGTGCCCAAGTCCAGGGCTACCCAGACCCAATGGACATCACCCTTGGAACCCACGAAGCTCCACAATTCGTCGGCCTCGATCACGACCGGGCCGCACTTTTTGGGGGCGGTCCCGGCTCGTGTGGGGTCTCCTGTCGATACAGCTCGTTGACGAACCCTTGGAGCCACGACCGGGACACCCCGACGGCCCGCGCGATGGCCCGGATTCCCATGCGCTCGGCCAACAGGCGCCGCACCAGATCCTTCGTGGCCTCCGGGACCGGTCCGGTCTTCGGGTCCGCAACGAACCGCCGGTCGCACCCCCGGCACCGGAACCCCGGAGTGCCCGAGTGGGTGAGACCGTTGCGCACCACATGGGTCGCACCGCACCGGGGGCACGGCGGAATCGGGGGACGAGGGGGTGTTGCGTCCAGCATCCCAACACTTTAGAGCAATCCCAACCGGTGGGCCACTACCCGGTAACCCTAACCCGGCAAGTGTGGTGGTTTCCAGCACGGCAACGAGGAGCATCTCCACCACACTGCCTATTGTCTTGCCATCGAGATTCGGCAAGGTAGCGTCACTCTTCAGCTTCTCATACCAGTGCGGAAGAAGTCCGCCGCGCCCAAGCCTCTTCAACACGGCTTCGACGACATCAAGATTCTTGCCACTCAGCGCAGCGTTTACGCCCGCAATGGCTGCATTGAGTTTGTCGCGGACGACGGCGCGGAGTTCTTCTTTAGTTGGCATCGTCAAAGAGGGTTGCGGGTTCTTTGCGGCGGGGTAATGCGTGCCGTGTAATACCGTCATCCGACAACCGGCTCAGCACCCATTCAACGAGCGGCGGCGGCACCGCGTTACCGAACAACTGGTACTGGTCATAAACCGACACTGCTTTGCAGTGTTCATCGGGGAAGCCTTGAATGCGTGCATACTCGATGTTCGTCAGCCGGCGGTAACGCTCACCGATCTTGTACCGTTCGTAGTGGCGGCTGGTTGTCGATGTCAGCGTCGGGGCAACACCGTTGGTGCCGAAGATGGTGTAGCCCATCCTTGCGCCGCCGCGTTGGTTGCTCAGGATTTCGACACCGTGAATGAAGCGGTTCACCGGATCATTTTCGTGGGCCCACTTCAGCGTTGCTTCGGTGAAGTCGAACTCGGCGGGCACGGTGTCTTGAAGCACGGCTGCCAGCCTCACCAGTGGACAGGCAGTCGTGAACTTCTCCAAATCCAACCCGAAGAACCGCCCGGCTGATGCCAGCCCCCAATCAGGGAACCGTGCCTTATGTTCGGGGATCGTGTTCCACGTCGCGGGTTCTGCGAGCCGGTCACGCTGTCGCCCTTTGATCGTGCTGAAGTCTTCGGGCAGTGCCAGCCGGATTCGAGGGTCTAGCTGTTCCCGCGTCTTCCTCACTCCCAAGATGACAACGCGCTCGCGGTTCTGTGGCAGCCCGAAGTGCATCGCGTTCAGCAGACGCCATTCGAGCGCGTAGTCGAGTTCCGCGAGCGAACCCAGGATGGTGGCGAAGTGGCCGCCGTTTTCCATCGTCAGCAGCCGCTTCACGTTTTCGAGAACGAAGAACTTCGGGCGGCGCATCTTCAGCACATCAACGATCAACTCGAAGAGCGTGCCCCTTGCGTCCCGCGTCCCTTCCTTCTTCCCGGCGCTGCTGAACGGCTGACACGGGAATCCACCGGTCAGCACGTCATGGTCCGGCACAACCGCTTTTAGTTCGGTGAAGTCACCTTGATGTAGTTCTTTCGGCCCGAAGCGGTCGTGGTAGACGATACACGCCTTCTCGCTACTGTCGTTCGCCCAGACGGTTTCCCAGCCCAAGCGGTCAGCAGCGATGCGGAACCCACCGATACCAGCGAAGAGTTCAACCGTTCGCATGACGTTCAAGATACCACCTAATCCGGTTGCACTGCCCCATATTGATTCGGTTAGACATCGGCACTCTGCTACTCCCAACTTCAACAGTTCTGGCTGCCGCCGGGGACACCCGTTCATTTCTCCCGTATCGGCCGAACGGCGGCAGCCACCGGCACGACTGAGTTGTCAAAGACAGTTCGGTCGTGTCAGTGAAGTCATTGAGTGAAATGTGAGCAAAAGAACAGTATACCCATCGCCTGGGCGCGGGCTAGGCAAACAACAACCCAACCGAACAGGTATCAGCCATGAAACTCGCAGGTATCATCCCGCCCGTCGTTACGCCGCTGACCGCGGACCAAGCCGTCGATCTCCCCGGCCTCCGCAAGCACATCGACCTGATGCTCGCGCGGGGCGTTCACGGAATCTTCGTACTCGGAACGACGGGCGAGTTCTACGCGCTCGACGAACACGAGAAGCAACAGATCGTCGCGGACGCGATCGCACACGTCGGGGGGCGGGCGCCCGTGTACGCGGGCACCGGCGCGGAGACCACGCGCGAAGTCATTCGACTCACGAAGATGGCGGAGAAGGAAGGGGCCGCGGGCGTGTCCGTTATCACGCCGTACTTCATCAAGCCCAACCAGGCCGAACTCTTCGATCACTTCCGCCGCGTCGCGGAGAGCACGTCGGTGCCCGTTGTGCTGTACAACAACCCGGCAACGTGCGGCGGGCTCAGCATCGAGCCCGAAACGGTCGCGAAGCTCGCCGAAGTGCCCAACATCATTGGGATCAAAGATTCGTCCGGCGACTTGCAGAACACAATCGAGATCATTCGCCAAACGCCGCGCGACACGTTCAGTGTTCTGAACGGGCGCGACACGCTCATCCTCGCCGCGCTTCAGGCCGGCGCACAAGGGGCGATACCGGCGTCGTGCAACATCGCGCCCGAACTGTGCGTGGGGATTTACGAGTCCTTTAGTAAGGGAGATGTCGAAGGCGCGAAGGTGTTTCAGTCGCGACTACACGGCGTGCGGATGGCAATGAGTTTGGGCACCGGTAACAGCGCCGTGAAAGAAGCGATGACGCTGTTGGGGCGCAGCGCCGGGCCGATGCGCGCCCCGGTTGCGCCGTTCGGTGACGCACAGAGGGCCAAACTGAAAGCCATTTTGGAAAAGGCCGGGCTACTTGGGTGATGTGGGACAATTTGGAGCGAGAAGTGAAATGGTCGCGGTCCATTAACGGAGGGTTCGCGAGGTTCGCGCGGGAATTGGTGCTTACCTAAATTACCTACGCGGTACCAGTGTAGTTCAGAAGCGGGGACGAAAGAATCTGCGAAAAATCCTAGCGCGGGGGGACATTCCTCTTGATAAAGTCTACCACAACCAACGGAGTTGTCCCGTTGACCGACGCCGAACGCTCGCTTCTCCCGCTCGAAGAGTCCTGGATCGATTATCGGAGGCGGCTCCGAAATGCCAGGATCGCCCGACAGGTGTGGCTAGCGGTGGTTCACCCACTTGCCAGTTCGTTCGTCCCCGCCGCGCGGTCCCGCGCGGGAAGTTGATCCAAGCAGCGGCCGGGGACCGGGCCGCGGGAGAGTTCGTTGTGGGTAAGAAATTGTACGTCGGCAACTTGAGTTGGGGCGTTACCGACTCGCAGCTGCAAGACATGTTCACCCCTTACGGGTCCGTCGTTTCGGCCCAGGTGATCATGGACCGCGACACCGGCCGCTCGAAGGGCTTCGGGTTCGTCGAGATGGGGACCGACCAGGAGGCGCAAGCCGCCATCACCGGGATGCACGGGCAGGTCATCGAGGGCCGCCCGCTGACGGTGAATGAAGCCCGTCCGAAGGAAGGTGGCGGTGGCGGCGGTGGTGGCGGCGGCCGTCGGGGTGGCGGCGGTGGTGGTTACGGCGGTGGCGGTGGTGGTTACGGCGGTGGCGGTGGTGGTTACGGCGGTGGCGGCGGCGGTGGCCGTCGCTACTAAAGTTCCGAATATAAGCTAAACTCTCTGTGGGGCGGCGAGTGTCGCCGCCCCTCGCCCTCCTTTTCAGGTGCTGGCGGCCGGGATTCTCGCTCCCGACGGCACGCGCCTGTCACTTTTAAGTCAGGAACCCTCAGCTTGCCTACTCTGTCAAGCACCAGCTTGCCTAGTGCCCCGCCCGCAACCGAACCGAACGAGTCGGTTCCCGAGGCCATCCTCCCGCCGCCGCAGCAGGTGTTTAGCACCGGCCGGAAGGTGTTGTCGTGGGTCACGACGTTCGTCGGCGTCTCGGTCCCCCTGGTGGGGTTGGCCGCGGGCATCGTTCTGGCGGTGGGCTGGGGCTACTTCGGGTGGGTCGATTTCGCGCTGTTGGTCGGCATGTACCTGATGTCCATGCTCGGCGTCACGGTCGGGTTCCACCGGCTCTTCACGCACCGCTCGTTTCAAACCGTGCGCCCGATCCAGGTTCTCTTCGGCGTGCTCGGGTCGATGTCCTTCCAGGGGCCGCTGCTCGACTGGGTCGGGCGGCACCGGCTCCACCACCAGCACAGCGACAAGGACGGCGACCCGCACTCCCCGTACCCGCACACCCGCGGGCTCAAGGGCTGGCTCCAGGGCTTCTGGCACTCGCACATCGGCTGGGCGTTTTCCCCCATGCCCGACGGCCTGGACCGTTACGCCGGGGACTGGCGCCGCGACCCGGTGATCCGCACGGTCAGCGCGCTGTTCCCGCTGTGGGCGCTCCTCGGCGTCCTGATCCCGGCCGCGATCGGGTACGCCTTCGGCGGGTGGCACGGTGCCCTCACCGGGTTCGTGTGGGGCGGGCTCGTTCGCATTCTGCTCGGGCACCACGCCACCTGGAGCGTGAACTCGATCTGCCACTTGTGGGGCAGCAAGCCCTACGCGGCCGGCGACGAGAGCCGCAACAACGTGCTGGTCGGTGTGGTGGCGCTGGGCGAGGGGTGGCACAACAACCACCACGCCTTTCCGTCGTCGGCCCGGCACGGGCTCCAGTGGTGGCAGTTCGACCTGAGCTGGCTGGTGATCCGGGGGCTGGCCCTCTGCGGGCTCGCGTGGCGGGTCCGGCTGCCCTCGCGCGGCGAACTCATCGCCCGTGCCGCGGACGGCGAACGCTCGATGCCCGCGACCGGGACCGCGTCGTAGTATCACGTGGCCGAATCACGATTTCCGAAGCCCCGCGGAGGTACCGCGGGGCTTTTGCGTTTAAACGCCCCCGTACTCGTCGGCTTTCTCTTTCCCCGCGGCGGACAGCCCGAAGGGCGACGCGCGCCCCCCATTGAGGCGCTCGAACCACTCGCAATTCAGTACCCGTTCGATCGCGTGTCGCGACGAACCCGTTTCGAGCGCGAGTTGCTGAATCGTGAGCGGTCCTCGACTCGACAGGATTCTCAGAACCGCCGCGCGGCGTTCCGTGAGAGTGGCAAATGGGTCGGGCATGGTGGGCGCTGGTCGGAACGGAAGGCGCGATCTTGCGGGAGATTCACCAATCCTAATACGAGAAAATGGAAATGTGAAGGAAACGAATTAGAAGAGTTGATTCGGGCACGGACTGTGAGACTCGTACCGAATCGGTGGCTACCCGATCTCCGCCGGTGAGCTTCGACCGGTGCCCGGAGCGCGTAGGCGTTTCTTGGTGTGGGGCAAACGGATGTGGAGGGGGATGGTTCGCGAAGGCGAACTCCCCGGCACGATCGCGCAGGGCGGTGGGGAGATTCCGAAATGAGCGCCGGCTCTGTACGTGGCGGAGCAACTGGGTACTGCGTCACCAAAGCCCGGGGCAGGATGCGTTCGATACTCAATTCGGACGAACTTACCGGTCGCGGGCCGGGAGTTCGAGGATCGCCGCGGGTGCTCTTCAGTGCTGCCCCACAGACCTCCAGCACGCGCACCGGTCTTGACCGGGGTAGGTCTCGGATCACGGGTCGAGCAACTTCGCAGCGTCGCCGGCCCACCCGTCAACCGCCCACTTCGCCGGTCGTATAGCCCGGCGAACGGCTCCTCTTTGCCTCGGTACCGACGCGCGTGCCGGGCCGCGTCCCGGATCTCGGTCGGGGTGCGGAGCGCGGGGCTGTCGTCGGACCAGATCGCCCCCTTTGCCTTCCGGGTCAGTTCGGCATCCGGGCGGGCGCTGTGTGGGGTAGAACACGGTTCACCGGGGGGCGAAGTCTCGGTGCGCCCCCGCACTCCCAATCCGGGGGCTTCCGCCCCGGTGAAGTAGTGGGGGGCACACGACCACCGTCCCGGAACTCGTTCTCCAGTGCCGAGCGATACTTGTCCAGTGCGCTGGTCGGCTTGACCCCGTGGAATTCACGCAGGCCGGGCACGCCACGGTGACGGAAAAGAGCTACATACCGCGCGCAATGAGGTGGACGATTGACCCTGAGCCGCGCGGACCAGAGTCACTTTCTGTGCGGTGGTTCGCGG
The Gemmata palustris DNA segment above includes these coding regions:
- a CDS encoding IS1 family transposase, encoding MIEADELWSFVGSKGDVHWVWVALDLGTRRVLAMVLGDRSAATAQRLWDALPRGYRTGVTVYTDFLASYRGVIPRARHRPVGKDTGLTAHIERFWLTLRQRCARLVRKTLTFSKCPRNHLGALWYFIRLYNESRH
- a CDS encoding IS1 family transposase, with protein sequence MRNGLTHSGTPGFRCRGCDRRFVADPKTGPVPEATKDLVRRLLAERMGIRAIARAVGVSRSWLQGFVNELYRQETPHEPGPPPKSAARS
- a CDS encoding acyl-CoA desaturase, coding for MPSAPPATEPNESVPEAILPPPQQVFSTGRKVLSWVTTFVGVSVPLVGLAAGIVLAVGWGYFGWVDFALLVGMYLMSMLGVTVGFHRLFTHRSFQTVRPIQVLFGVLGSMSFQGPLLDWVGRHRLHHQHSDKDGDPHSPYPHTRGLKGWLQGFWHSHIGWAFSPMPDGLDRYAGDWRRDPVIRTVSALFPLWALLGVLIPAAIGYAFGGWHGALTGFVWGGLVRILLGHHATWSVNSICHLWGSKPYAAGDESRNNVLVGVVALGEGWHNNHHAFPSSARHGLQWWQFDLSWLVIRGLALCGLAWRVRLPSRGELIARAADGERSMPATGTAS
- a CDS encoding DNA cytosine methyltransferase, which gives rise to MRTVELFAGIGGFRIAADRLGWETVWANDSSEKACIVYHDRFGPKELHQGDFTELKAVVPDHDVLTGGFPCQPFSSAGKKEGTRDARGTLFELIVDVLKMRRPKFFVLENVKRLLTMENGGHFATILGSLAELDYALEWRLLNAMHFGLPQNRERVVILGVRKTREQLDPRIRLALPEDFSTIKGRQRDRLAEPATWNTIPEHKARFPDWGLASAGRFFGLDLEKFTTACPLVRLAAVLQDTVPAEFDFTEATLKWAHENDPVNRFIHGVEILSNQRGGARMGYTIFGTNGVAPTLTSTTSRHYERYKIGERYRRLTNIEYARIQGFPDEHCKAVSVYDQYQLFGNAVPPPLVEWVLSRLSDDGITRHALPRRKEPATLFDDAN
- a CDS encoding RNA recognition motif domain-containing protein, with amino-acid sequence MGKKLYVGNLSWGVTDSQLQDMFTPYGSVVSAQVIMDRDTGRSKGFGFVEMGTDQEAQAAITGMHGQVIEGRPLTVNEARPKEGGGGGGGGGGRRGGGGGGYGGGGGGYGGGGGGYGGGGGGGRRY
- the dapA gene encoding 4-hydroxy-tetrahydrodipicolinate synthase, which codes for MKLAGIIPPVVTPLTADQAVDLPGLRKHIDLMLARGVHGIFVLGTTGEFYALDEHEKQQIVADAIAHVGGRAPVYAGTGAETTREVIRLTKMAEKEGAAGVSVITPYFIKPNQAELFDHFRRVAESTSVPVVLYNNPATCGGLSIEPETVAKLAEVPNIIGIKDSSGDLQNTIEIIRQTPRDTFSVLNGRDTLILAALQAGAQGAIPASCNIAPELCVGIYESFSKGDVEGAKVFQSRLHGVRMAMSLGTGNSAVKEAMTLLGRSAGPMRAPVAPFGDAQRAKLKAILEKAGLLG